In Miscanthus floridulus cultivar M001 chromosome 8, ASM1932011v1, whole genome shotgun sequence, the sequence AGTGCGCCACGTGGGCCGCACGAGCGAGCACGCGCTGGGCAATGATAACGCTCTCGTGAGCTGCAGGCGTGGCGCTGGCGTCTGGATACGTGCTTCTGTCCGGACGGCAGTGTCTTCCCATTTTCTAAGAAGTCAATTTTTTTTGACTTCAACTAAATATATATAGGAAAAGATATTAATCTCTATTGTACATTTCAAGTAGAATAAGCCACGTGTCTTCTCGACAGCGTGTTTAGTACTGATCTGTTCTCCAAACCCATAATACCATGTGGCACGCAGGTAACTAGGCAAGCAACGTACGGCTGCAATACGCGTCGCGCATGCACATGTTAGGTGCCACGCCATTTCCGGAAGCTTCTCCCACGCCCCTCGTCCTCAGGAGTCAGGATCCCGGCCATCCCATCGCGGTCGCCGCACTGGTCTCGACGAAAAGAAGAGAAGGTCTCGACGAATCCGTGACGCCGACGTGgatttgcttttgtacttgtggaATCGGAAAGAGGCGTGCGGTACTGCGGTGCGTCTCCAACCTCTTCCTATTgtttgtttgaaaaaaaaattgattGGTCAGTCGAGAGCGCCACCTCGCCTCTCATCCCTTCCTCTGCGTCGTCGTTCTCGCCGCCATGGACCTTGCCAACGGGAGAGACGACGCCCTGAATGGAGGCGTCGGTGTGGAGGAGGAGAcaaggaggaggcggaggaaggtggagctggtgcaggaggccatcCATGGCTTCCTGGAGGAGAAGAGGAGCGATGGCCAGGGAGAAGAGAAGCGCTTGACGGCCAGGCAGGAGGAGCAGGAGCTCCTGTTGTCGTTGCTCACCAAGGTACGCATGTTTCTGTGTTCCTCGTGTGTCTGGAACTCTGGAaccagggcgcgtttagttccaaaaaattttggttttttctcatcacatcgaatttttgacgcatgcatggagcattaaatatagacgaaaaaaattaattacacagttaggtGGGAAATCGTGAGATGAAACTTTCGAACttaacactaattaccaaatacaaacgaaagtgctacggtagccaaacCCAAaatttttcgcgaactaaacgtgCCCTCAGGATCGTTGCTGATGCTCTGCTGCACGCTGTTCGTTCCCTACATTTTGCTCCATCCTTTCTCGATGCAAATGCTGAAATGACGTACTGACACCGTTACCTCTTGGCAGTTGGGTGAACTAGAAAAAGACACAGATTCAGACATCTTGGAACCACACTCGTCCCACCTGGATCACCACCAGCCTGCAGGGAGGAAAGGCGAACAGAGCAAGGAGGAGGTGGAGCTCGCTGACGTCGCCAAGGACCTGAACAAGATCAAGAGGCAGAACATGATCACCCACCTGCTCCTCGGCACCGTCATCGTCCTGACGGCCGTGTGGCAGGTCAACGAGGTGTCGTTCCTCCTCTGGGTGCAGAAGAAGCTGAGCAACCCCTTCAAGTCCCTCGGGGACATGATCAAGGGCTCCCTCATCAAGCTTAGAGGGAGGAGGCCGGTGCTCgagtcgtcgccgtcgccgctggCCGGCGTCCCCAATGTCAGCCGGGCTGATCTGCCAACGCTTGTCATCGGCAGCACCGAGGACAGGGCAGGTAGATGAACTAGTCGTGTGGTGATCCTAGGATAAATTAAAATGCGCAGCAGCTGTTTGTTGCGAATAAAGTTTCACTTTGTTTATTCGTTTCACTTAAGGTTATGTGTTCGTCAAAGTTGAAATTAGCAACTTGTTTGCAACTAGTTCCATTAGTCTTCTTAAGGGTTTGTTCAGTTAATCTTCGATCCGAGGAGACTGAAAGAGATTGAGAAAGATTTTGACTTGTAGGGATAAAATCTCCCTCAACCCCCTTGGATTGCTCTAATGCGGCACGGGGATTGGTTCTTGAATTATGAACTGACACGCCAACATTTACCGG encodes:
- the LOC136473846 gene encoding uncharacterized protein: MDLANGRDDALNGGVGVEEETRRRRRKVELVQEAIHGFLEEKRSDGQGEEKRLTARQEEQELLLSLLTKLGELEKDTDSDILEPHSSHLDHHQPAGRKGEQSKEEVELADVAKDLNKIKRQNMITHLLLGTVIVLTAVWQVNEVSFLLWVQKKLSNPFKSLGDMIKGSLIKLRGRRPVLESSPSPLAGVPNVSRADLPTLVIGSTEDRAGR